A portion of the Candidatus Neomarinimicrobiota bacterium genome contains these proteins:
- a CDS encoding tetratricopeptide repeat protein, whose protein sequence is MDYVQSVVVRPSSAIRKYDGAEIDLSSVARDLDVEVVLTGSYMKEGDRFRLNAQLVNVSRNEIVWREPIEVEYSDIFTVQDSISRKIIAGLKLHLSPEEEVRLRKDVPSNPLAYEYFLKAVASPLTTATDWANRIQLLEKSVQLDSTYSLAWASLGLAYQTYAQFSGAWESDYELAERAYDRALRLNSELPDAISGLANLYAETGKIDEAAALLQQAFSVNPNSPDFYSSLGYVYRYGGMMDESIEMYVRAQALDPRYVSPFDNQIEITKALIYKGEYFAAVSSVDSTIERRNAAGQPVDVHSLFYQGMAYYYSKDWQRASAIFDSCQKVDPSSIWSLFGKAYKEAARGNFKRVRSITKSLQERNIVDHEMLYRLTHFYALAGETNLALKSLKASSKGFFNYPYIDSDPLLESIRTTEEFQTLLSEVKIRHEAFKQRFSGKL, encoded by the coding sequence TTGGACTACGTTCAGAGTGTCGTAGTTCGTCCATCAAGCGCCATTCGCAAGTACGACGGTGCTGAGATTGATCTTTCGTCAGTGGCTCGTGATCTGGACGTGGAAGTTGTCTTGACCGGCAGCTATATGAAGGAAGGGGATCGCTTCAGACTCAATGCTCAGCTTGTAAACGTTTCTCGGAACGAAATCGTCTGGCGAGAGCCTATTGAGGTCGAGTATTCGGATATTTTCACCGTCCAGGATTCCATCTCACGGAAAATCATTGCCGGTCTAAAGTTGCATTTGTCGCCGGAGGAAGAAGTAAGACTTAGAAAGGATGTGCCTTCTAATCCCCTTGCCTACGAGTATTTCCTCAAAGCAGTAGCAAGTCCATTGACGACCGCTACTGACTGGGCCAATCGGATCCAGCTCCTGGAGAAATCAGTTCAGCTGGATTCAACCTATTCACTGGCCTGGGCTTCCCTTGGTTTGGCATATCAGACGTATGCCCAGTTTTCTGGAGCCTGGGAGAGCGATTATGAATTGGCAGAGCGAGCTTATGACCGAGCCCTCAGATTGAATAGCGAGCTTCCGGATGCCATCTCCGGACTTGCGAATCTCTATGCAGAGACCGGGAAGATTGACGAAGCTGCCGCTCTGTTACAGCAAGCGTTCAGCGTGAATCCCAATTCCCCGGACTTCTATTCGAGTCTTGGTTATGTCTATCGATATGGTGGGATGATGGATGAATCGATCGAAATGTACGTACGTGCACAGGCACTCGATCCCAGATATGTCAGCCCATTTGACAACCAGATTGAAATAACGAAGGCCTTGATCTACAAAGGAGAATACTTCGCTGCGGTCTCGTCGGTGGATAGCACAATTGAGCGGCGCAATGCTGCTGGACAACCTGTTGATGTTCATTCGCTTTTTTACCAGGGGATGGCGTATTACTATTCCAAGGATTGGCAGCGGGCATCTGCTATTTTCGATTCTTGCCAGAAGGTCGATCCATCTAGCATTTGGAGTCTCTTCGGAAAAGCGTACAAGGAGGCTGCACGAGGAAATTTCAAGCGTGTTCGAAGCATCACAAAGTCTTTGCAAGAAAGAAACATCGTTGATCATGAAATGCTCTATCGACTCACCCACTTTTATGCGCTGGCAGGAGAAACAAATCTAGCCTTGAAGAGTCTGAAAGCCTCAAGCAAAGGCTTCTTCAACTATCCTTATATAGACAGTGATCCACTACTTGAAAGTATTCGAACTACCGAAGAGTTTCAGACCCTCCTTTCGGAAGTGAAGATTCGTCACGAAGCATTCAAGCAAAGATTCAGCGGAAAACTTTGA